The proteins below come from a single Nostoc sp. KVJ3 genomic window:
- a CDS encoding adenylate/guanylate cyclase domain-containing protein, producing the protein MTSTIDEKITVLLIDDQSIIGEAISRMLAVEPDIVFRYCCNPTLALKAAKDCNPTVILQDLVMPQMEGLLLVRYLRSQDSPTCHIPLIVLSSKEEPVIKAKAFELGANDYLVKLPNNMELIARIRYHSKAYINFLKRQEAEALFKEEIMRQAAYIEEVDRVTSAASDVERDAFQPDKLTEVAKRSDELGQLARVFTNMVKTVKAREKELITANTQLESLLKAYGRFVPHEYLRFLRKEKITDVQLGDHVSKVMAVMFSDIRSFTTISENMTPQDNFNFVNAYLKRVSPEIRSHYGIIVKFLGDGMMAVFPEGADDAVAAGVAKQKRVYEYNEQRLEKGYLPLKIGIGIHVGQMMLGMVGEENRMQGDAFSDNVNLTARLEGLTKFYGVSLLISEQTLEHLSNSTKYQIRFLDRVVVKGRNEPISVYEILDAEIDEIKFLKLKSQPDFEQALDYYRQGSFEQAKVYFEKVLSVNSADKTADLYLSRVNYLLQSDNILDKWDGVWRFTEK; encoded by the coding sequence ATGACATCTACAATAGACGAAAAAATAACCGTTTTACTAATTGACGACCAATCCATAATCGGCGAAGCTATTTCTCGAATGCTAGCGGTTGAACCAGACATTGTATTTCGCTATTGTTGTAACCCTACACTCGCTCTCAAGGCAGCTAAAGATTGCAACCCAACCGTGATTTTGCAAGACCTTGTGATGCCACAAATGGAAGGGTTACTGTTAGTACGGTATCTCCGCTCTCAAGATTCGCCTACCTGCCATATTCCGCTAATTGTTTTATCTAGTAAAGAAGAACCAGTTATCAAAGCGAAAGCATTTGAATTAGGAGCAAATGACTATCTGGTAAAGTTGCCTAACAATATGGAGCTAATTGCCCGCATTCGCTACCATTCCAAAGCATATATAAATTTTCTCAAACGACAAGAAGCAGAAGCTCTATTTAAAGAGGAAATTATGCGTCAAGCAGCATATATTGAGGAGGTAGATCGGGTGACATCTGCGGCTTCTGACGTGGAACGCGATGCTTTTCAACCAGATAAATTAACAGAGGTTGCTAAACGTAGCGACGAGCTTGGACAACTGGCACGGGTTTTTACTAATATGGTGAAAACTGTGAAAGCACGGGAGAAGGAATTAATAACTGCTAATACTCAATTAGAATCTCTTCTCAAAGCTTACGGGCGATTTGTTCCTCACGAATATTTACGATTCTTACGAAAAGAAAAGATTACAGATGTCCAGTTAGGCGACCATGTTAGCAAAGTTATGGCGGTAATGTTTAGTGATATTCGGTCTTTCACAACCATCTCTGAAAATATGACTCCTCAAGATAATTTTAACTTTGTTAATGCCTATCTTAAGCGCGTCAGTCCAGAAATCCGCTCTCATTACGGTATTATTGTCAAATTTCTAGGTGATGGAATGATGGCAGTTTTTCCTGAAGGTGCTGATGATGCTGTAGCTGCTGGTGTTGCTAAACAAAAACGGGTTTATGAATACAATGAGCAACGTCTAGAAAAAGGTTACTTACCTCTAAAAATTGGTATTGGTATTCATGTTGGTCAGATGATGTTAGGGATGGTTGGTGAAGAAAACCGGATGCAGGGTGATGCTTTTTCTGACAATGTTAATTTAACAGCTAGGTTAGAAGGTTTAACTAAGTTTTATGGTGTATCTCTGCTCATTTCTGAGCAGACATTAGAGCATCTAAGTAATTCGACAAAATATCAAATTCGCTTTTTAGATCGAGTTGTTGTTAAAGGACGAAATGAGCCGATTTCTGTTTATGAAATTCTCGATGCCGAAATTGATGAAATTAAATTTTTAAAGCTCAAGTCTCAGCCGGATTTTGAGCAAGCTTTAGATTATTATCGTCAAGGTAGCTTTGAACAGGCAAAGGTTTATTTTGAAAAAGTTTTAAGTGTCAATTCTGCTGATAAAACTGCTGATTTATATCTGAGCCGAGTCAATTATCTTTTGCAATCAGATAATATTCTAGACAAATGGGATGGTGTTTGGCGTTTTACTGAGAAGTAA
- a CDS encoding hybrid sensor histidine kinase/response regulator, whose amino-acid sequence MNNYNLLDLFCQEIETQVSILKESLNTLRTQPSSLTDLEQATQSVHSIWGSAKLVEREAAANLAQIMKECFIAAQNSTVILGEEQIELLLHASHLLLSIGKAAEVEFERWMSEHSWELSTTQKSISILLTSGTTNVSFQKQEIATNISPLSTFSSSESAVITTEVVSQSSISSVQELEPEINVTLNPWSEVQSISVISNASTQEIPPITVSASENLTTTVSDDGSMMDLFRLELETQVNLMNEGLLALENNPKSAQALETLMRAAHSIKGSARIVGLDVVVNLAHVMEDCFVAAQNKKITLNSDHVDILLEAVDLLQGISQVSHAELPNWLANQNAAFTLAQSSVTAILNPQVAPLPVAEVKKKETNTAISASPNLSQVTPDLIPSATTSLNQSPSPELPNHQAASVSFSSQEKSLATSASEQMPAQDRVVRVNAENLNRIMGLAGESLIEANWLQPHADSMMSLKWRLVELSRTLERLQDTLDQGNYEQDGKQYLEEARHKEQECVNLLSDRLNELELYAQRTANLSDRLYREVITSNMRPFADGIQGFPRMIRDLARKLNKEVKLEIVGKATSVDRDILKKLEAPLTHILRNATDHGIELPQERIAVGKPSEGTIRLEAFHRGGMLAITISDDGRGINSENLRQKIINKNLATSEMATQFTDAELMEFLFLPGFSTAKQVTEISGRGVGLDIAKSMAQEVGGTVRAASLAGKGTSFHFQLPLTLSVVRTLLVEISGKPYAVPLARIEQIITLEQSEIAEVENRQYFTMNQQNIGLIAAHQVLELSASKELSGLLSVVIISDQASIYGLVVDKFLGERDLVVRPLDPRLGKVRDISATSLLGDGSPVLIVDVSDMVRTIDAILNIGQLNKVGVETTVTLDKRQKILVVDDSITVREMERKLLENRGYNVDIAVNGVEGWNAVRTNHYDLVISDIDMPRMNGIELVRQIKSHPRLHSLPVIIVSYRDRTEDRIQGLEAGADYYLTKSSFHDSTLIDAVVDLIGR is encoded by the coding sequence ACTCAACCATCCTCTTTAACCGATCTGGAACAGGCTACTCAATCAGTACACTCTATCTGGGGAAGTGCCAAATTAGTTGAAAGAGAAGCGGCTGCTAATTTAGCACAAATTATGAAGGAGTGCTTTATTGCTGCCCAAAACAGTACTGTTATTCTCGGTGAAGAACAAATTGAACTCTTACTTCATGCCAGCCATTTACTCTTGAGTATTGGCAAAGCAGCAGAAGTAGAATTTGAACGTTGGATGTCAGAACATTCTTGGGAACTTTCAACAACTCAAAAATCTATCTCAATTTTATTGACATCTGGAACAACAAATGTGTCTTTTCAAAAACAGGAAATAGCAACTAATATATCTCCTTTATCAACTTTTTCATCTTCAGAGTCAGCAGTAATTACAACCGAGGTAGTCAGTCAATCATCTATTAGTTCTGTTCAAGAACTGGAACCGGAAATCAACGTTACGCTTAATCCTTGGTCAGAAGTACAAAGTATATCAGTTATCTCTAATGCTTCTACTCAAGAAATCCCTCCCATCACTGTATCTGCATCCGAGAATTTAACTACTACAGTGAGCGATGACGGTTCCATGATGGACTTATTTCGCTTGGAATTGGAGACGCAGGTTAATCTGATGAATGAGGGATTGCTAGCATTGGAAAACAATCCTAAATCTGCTCAGGCATTAGAAACTTTAATGCGCGCGGCTCACTCAATAAAAGGATCTGCTAGGATTGTTGGTCTTGATGTAGTAGTCAACTTAGCTCACGTTATGGAGGACTGTTTTGTTGCAGCCCAAAATAAAAAAATTACGCTGAATTCTGACCACGTTGATATCCTTTTGGAAGCAGTGGATTTATTACAAGGCATCAGCCAAGTAAGTCATGCAGAGTTGCCTAATTGGTTGGCAAATCAGAATGCAGCTTTTACCCTGGCACAATCATCTGTCACTGCAATTTTGAATCCGCAAGTTGCACCTTTACCAGTAGCCGAGGTGAAGAAGAAAGAGACGAACACAGCAATATCTGCATCTCCAAATTTGAGCCAAGTCACTCCTGATTTAATTCCATCAGCTACCACATCCTTAAATCAGTCTCCCTCGCCAGAGTTACCTAATCATCAAGCAGCATCAGTATCTTTTTCTTCCCAGGAAAAGAGTCTAGCAACATCTGCATCTGAACAAATGCCAGCACAAGATCGGGTAGTGCGGGTAAATGCAGAAAACTTAAACCGGATTATGGGTTTAGCTGGGGAATCTTTAATTGAAGCTAATTGGTTGCAACCCCATGCAGATTCGATGATGTCCTTAAAATGGCGTTTGGTAGAGTTGTCGAGAACTTTAGAAAGATTACAGGATACTCTAGATCAGGGTAATTATGAACAAGATGGAAAACAGTATCTAGAAGAAGCAAGACACAAAGAACAGGAGTGCGTTAACTTGTTGAGCGATCGCCTCAATGAATTAGAATTATACGCACAACGAACTGCAAATTTATCTGACCGCCTTTACCGAGAAGTGATTACTTCCAATATGCGTCCGTTTGCAGATGGTATCCAAGGTTTTCCTCGGATGATTCGTGATTTAGCACGCAAGTTAAATAAGGAAGTCAAGTTAGAAATTGTCGGGAAAGCAACATCTGTAGACCGAGATATTCTCAAGAAGTTGGAAGCACCTTTGACGCACATCTTGCGAAATGCGACTGACCACGGAATTGAGTTACCGCAAGAACGAATAGCAGTAGGAAAGCCGTCTGAAGGCACAATCCGCTTAGAGGCATTTCATCGCGGGGGGATGTTAGCAATTACTATATCCGATGATGGACGAGGTATTAATTCAGAAAATTTACGTCAGAAAATTATTAACAAAAACCTCGCAACTTCAGAAATGGCAACTCAATTTACAGATGCAGAATTGATGGAGTTTCTATTTTTACCAGGATTTTCCACTGCCAAGCAAGTAACAGAAATTTCTGGACGGGGTGTAGGGTTGGATATTGCCAAAAGCATGGCGCAGGAGGTGGGAGGAACGGTACGTGCAGCTTCACTTGCTGGAAAAGGAACAAGTTTTCATTTCCAACTGCCGCTAACGCTTTCGGTTGTGCGAACGCTGTTGGTAGAAATTTCTGGTAAACCCTATGCTGTTCCTTTAGCCAGGATTGAGCAAATTATTACATTGGAACAATCAGAAATTGCCGAGGTTGAAAATCGCCAATATTTTACCATGAATCAACAAAATATTGGATTAATTGCTGCCCATCAAGTATTAGAATTATCGGCATCTAAGGAATTGTCTGGCTTACTCTCAGTAGTAATAATTAGTGACCAAGCTAGTATCTATGGATTGGTGGTAGACAAGTTTTTAGGTGAACGCGATTTAGTTGTTAGACCCCTCGACCCGCGTTTAGGTAAAGTGCGAGATATTAGTGCGACATCTTTATTAGGAGATGGCTCACCTGTTTTGATTGTAGATGTTTCAGATATGGTGAGGACAATAGATGCCATTCTCAATATCGGACAACTAAATAAAGTTGGGGTAGAGACAACAGTAACTTTAGATAAGCGTCAGAAAATTTTGGTGGTAGATGATTCAATTACGGTACGAGAAATGGAACGCAAGCTGTTAGAAAATCGTGGTTACAACGTCGATATTGCTGTTAATGGCGTAGAGGGGTGGAATGCTGTACGTACCAACCACTACGATTTAGTGATTAGCGATATTGATATGCCCAGAATGAATGGTATTGAATTGGTGCGGCAAATCAAAAGTCATCCCCGCTTGCACTCGCTACCTGTGATTATTGTCTCTTACCGCGATCGCACTGAAGACCGCATTCAGGGTTTGGAAGCTGGTGCTGATTACTACTTGACAAAAAGTAGTTTTCATGATTCAACGTTGATTGATGCTGTAGTTGATTTAATTGGTCGTTAA
- a CDS encoding chemotaxis response regulator protein-glutamate methylesterase, which produces MRIAIVNDLTIAVTALRRVLQTYPEYQVVWVARNGAEAVTKCAEDTPDLILMDLLMPVMDGVEATKRIMQNSPCAIIVVTANAEQNVTKVYEAMGYGAVDAVNTPVVAGSDKAQSESQLLTKIARIGKTLKKSSVSTKTKLPASSLNHERQSDLSLTVPLVVIGSSTGGPKALAAILSKLPANFNAAIAIIQHVDAQFSTGFVEWLDQQTPLSVRLAEKGDRFRSGIVIVAGTNDHLYLKPDLTLGYTKNPVDYPYRPSVDVFFKSLSQHWKRQGTAILLTGMGRDGAEGLSALRLRGWHTIAQDKASCVVYGMPKAAVELDAAVEVLPLDDIATTLLKKN; this is translated from the coding sequence ATGAGAATAGCGATCGTTAACGACTTAACAATTGCAGTCACAGCATTACGCCGGGTATTGCAGACATATCCTGAGTATCAAGTGGTTTGGGTTGCCCGTAATGGTGCAGAAGCGGTTACTAAATGCGCCGAGGATACACCCGATTTAATTTTAATGGATTTGTTGATGCCCGTAATGGATGGGGTAGAAGCAACGAAACGGATTATGCAAAACTCTCCCTGTGCCATTATTGTAGTCACAGCCAATGCCGAGCAGAATGTTACCAAGGTGTATGAAGCGATGGGTTACGGTGCAGTAGATGCAGTGAATACACCTGTTGTAGCTGGCTCAGATAAAGCCCAGAGTGAAAGTCAGTTGTTAACCAAAATCGCTCGGATTGGTAAAACGTTAAAAAAATCTTCTGTCAGTACAAAGACAAAGTTACCTGCTTCATCTCTGAATCATGAACGACAAAGTGATTTATCTTTGACAGTTCCTTTAGTAGTTATTGGCTCATCGACGGGAGGCCCAAAAGCTTTAGCAGCTATTTTATCAAAGCTACCTGCTAATTTTAATGCAGCGATCGCCATTATCCAACACGTTGATGCTCAGTTTTCAACTGGTTTTGTGGAATGGTTAGACCAGCAAACTCCATTATCGGTTAGATTGGCAGAAAAAGGCGATCGCTTTCGTTCAGGAATTGTAATAGTAGCGGGTACTAATGATCATCTATATTTAAAGCCAGATTTAACTCTTGGTTATACTAAAAACCCAGTTGACTATCCTTACCGTCCATCAGTTGATGTATTTTTCAAAAGTCTGTCTCAACACTGGAAGCGTCAGGGAACGGCTATTTTGCTCACTGGTATGGGGCGAGATGGGGCTGAGGGATTAAGTGCTTTACGACTGCGAGGTTGGCATACAATCGCCCAAGACAAAGCCAGTTGTGTGGTGTATGGTATGCCTAAAGCGGCTGTTGAGTTAGATGCTGCTGTGGAGGTATTACCACTAGATGATATTGCTACAACCTTGCTGAAAAAAAATTAA